A genomic window from Terrisporobacter glycolicus ATCC 14880 = DSM 1288 includes:
- a CDS encoding DUF5808 domain-containing protein: MNSTMAVIINLPTLFLLYIMIYFTQALSGKRQFYGVSLNSDYFTKYDFKALDKKFKFLVTIGFIVFAIITLVCIYVFKAYELSSIFPILAFCLYQFAVFVYIHNKVKALKKELSIEIKDLELEKTRLVLDTDFINEKNRIIKKYSILFIIPVVVTVLMGIYTITQYNSMPDIIPSHWGITGEPDAFSEKSFISVIGPIIMSVGIGIIICISAIYSLKTRGKLNTDDIAESKKLHLNYLKQIALTFFVVNLSCQVLFITILIATANASGVNVFVMWTCTISLILAAIYQMYLYYKSPSKSKTAVYSVDDDDNNWLLGTFYNNPNDPSLFVQKRFGVGWTVNIGNTKGKILFISPFIILIVILIIAFNM, from the coding sequence ATGAATAGTACCATGGCAGTTATTATAAATCTCCCAACATTATTTTTATTGTATATTATGATATATTTCACTCAAGCTTTAAGTGGAAAAAGACAGTTTTATGGAGTTAGTTTAAATAGTGATTATTTTACTAAGTATGATTTTAAAGCATTAGACAAGAAATTTAAATTCCTTGTTACCATAGGATTTATTGTATTTGCAATAATTACATTAGTATGTATTTATGTTTTTAAAGCTTATGAACTTTCTTCTATTTTTCCCATTTTAGCTTTTTGTTTATATCAGTTTGCTGTATTTGTGTATATCCATAACAAAGTAAAAGCTTTGAAAAAAGAATTGTCAATAGAAATAAAAGATTTAGAATTAGAGAAAACTCGTCTAGTATTAGACACAGATTTTATTAATGAAAAAAATAGAATTATAAAAAAATATTCCATATTATTTATAATTCCTGTAGTTGTCACTGTGCTAATGGGGATTTATACTATTACTCAATATAATTCTATGCCTGACATTATACCTTCTCATTGGGGTATAACTGGTGAACCTGATGCTTTTTCAGAAAAATCATTTATATCTGTAATAGGTCCCATAATTATGAGTGTTGGTATTGGAATTATTATATGTATTAGCGCTATATACTCTCTGAAAACTAGAGGCAAATTAAATACAGATGACATTGCAGAAAGTAAAAAACTTCATTTAAATTACTTAAAGCAAATTGCACTTACTTTTTTCGTAGTAAATTTATCTTGTCAAGTTTTATTTATTACTATATTAATTGCTACTGCTAATGCAAGTGGAGTTAATGTTTTTGTAATGTGGACTTGTACAATATCATTAATTTTAGCTGCAATATATCAAATGTATTTATATTATAAATCACCTAGTAAATCTAAAACTGCTGTTTACTCTGTAGATGATGATGATAATAACTGGTTATTAGGTACTTTTTATAATAATCCTAATGATCCGTCTTTATTTGTACAAAAAAGATTTGGTGTTGGATGGACTGTAAATATAGGAAACACCAAAGGAAAAATATTATTTATTTCTCCTTTCATAATACTTATAGTTATATTAATTATTGCTTTTAATATGTAA
- a CDS encoding GntR family transcriptional regulator, with translation MILNLDFNSDVPIYTQINEEIIKSIACGDLKINESLPSVRNMAEEIGVNLHTVNKSYNLLKDEGYINVDRRKGAMVNTLPLPKKEENTEKIKSMLELLTAQSYLLGISKEEFIDFSNKFFDDYEVKNYE, from the coding sequence ATGATATTAAATTTGGATTTTAACAGTGATGTTCCCATATATACACAAATTAACGAGGAAATTATTAAGTCTATTGCCTGTGGCGATTTAAAAATAAATGAATCTCTACCTTCTGTTAGAAATATGGCTGAAGAAATTGGAGTAAACCTTCATACAGTAAATAAATCTTATAATTTACTTAAAGATGAAGGCTATATTAATGTTGATAGAAGAAAAGGTGCTATGGTAAATACATTGCCATTACCTAAAAAGGAAGAAAATACAGAAAAAATAAAATCTATGCTTGAACTTTTAACTGCACAGAGTTACCTTTTAGGTATATCCAAAGAGGAATTTATAGATTTTAGTAATAAATTCTTTGATGATTATGAGGTGAAAAATTATGAATAG
- a CDS encoding FUSC family protein — translation MSFYQAMQLGASQLKPLIKEESDKKLKQKYIGAFITKNILCMLFCILVVSSFSNIFGKENSIVGVVTVILILTFRFANLDFKVKQSAITLIGIFLIYAISPYLSNISNPILGFIINFTSIITIVILTCHNMIYANHIVLILSYFLLYGNDVSSIEVYLSRVIGLLFGGIIVASIFYTKHKKSKKEYDNTILDVIKGFDINTEKSRWQLKLALGVNTAVLIGEIFHFPKTMWIAFACMSVIHQTTKEKLNLRCKNRIVFAIVGSIAFFVIYRVFPENLRTMMPLMAGVMVGFCATYEWQTVVNSFSALPSAVLTLGLADAITFRIVSNVFGSLYSKLFDCLYDKVINHIDNRFNNEDEDELEQIEVNI, via the coding sequence ATGAGTTTTTATCAGGCTATGCAACTAGGTGCATCACAACTAAAACCTTTGATAAAAGAAGAATCAGATAAAAAACTAAAACAAAAATATATAGGGGCATTTATAACTAAAAATATTTTATGTATGCTATTTTGTATTTTAGTTGTGTCTTCCTTTAGTAATATTTTTGGAAAAGAAAATAGTATAGTAGGTGTTGTAACAGTAATATTAATACTAACTTTTAGATTTGCAAATTTAGATTTTAAGGTAAAACAGTCAGCGATTACTTTAATTGGAATTTTCTTAATATATGCAATTAGTCCTTACTTATCAAATATATCAAATCCAATATTAGGATTTATTATAAACTTTACGTCAATAATAACTATAGTAATATTAACTTGTCATAACATGATATATGCAAATCATATAGTGCTAATATTATCATATTTTCTTTTATATGGTAATGATGTTAGTAGTATAGAAGTATATTTATCTCGTGTTATTGGATTATTATTCGGTGGTATAATTGTGGCTTCAATATTTTATACTAAACATAAAAAATCAAAAAAAGAATATGATAATACTATTTTAGATGTTATAAAAGGTTTTGATATAAACACAGAGAAAAGTAGATGGCAGTTAAAACTTGCTCTTGGAGTTAATACTGCTGTACTAATAGGAGAAATTTTTCATTTTCCTAAGACAATGTGGATAGCTTTTGCATGTATGTCAGTAATTCACCAAACAACTAAGGAAAAATTAAACCTACGCTGTAAAAATAGAATAGTATTTGCAATTGTTGGCTCCATTGCCTTTTTTGTTATTTATAGAGTATTTCCAGAAAATCTTAGAACTATGATGCCACTTATGGCTGGAGTAATGGTTGGTTTTTGTGCTACTTATGAATGGCAAACAGTAGTAAATAGTTTTTCTGCATTACCATCTGCAGTTTTAACACTAGGTTTAGCAGATGCTATTACATTTCGTATAGTAAGTAATGTTTTTGGATCGCTATATAGTAAATTATTTGACTGTTTATATGACAAAGTAATTAATCATATAGACAATAGATTTAATAATGAAGACGAGGATGAACTTGAACAAATTGAAGTAAACATATAG
- the abc-f gene encoding ribosomal protection-like ABC-F family protein: MSFQYDTHGEDIFKNVSFSIDTDWKLGLIGRNGRGKTTFLKLLMGEYEYSGIISSTVKFEYFPIKGGNKNDTALEVVRNSIAPFSKYEEDMEKYCNLPDKLDIYGEILEKYIYNDGYIINELIEKEVNLIGLDKSILTRNFATLSSGEQTKLLLVGLFLRKNHFLLIDEPTNHLDVDGREIVAKYLASKKGFIVVSHDRAFLDIVADHILSINKANIEIQKGNFSTYQFNKDREDEFEKAQNEKLQKDIQRLQKTAKQKSNWSYEIESKKKGNGPCDRGFIGHKSSKMMKRAKCIEIRQNKAIEEKSKLLKNLDMAEKLDLSKSKSSNIDVLEVHNLKVNYGDKDIFKDVSFNIKPEERVWLCGKNGSGKSSIIKLIMGEDIPHDGYVKKVDDISYISQDTSYLKGNLNDFAKSLDIDVESIKRTLVKLGFNNIQFEKDINEWSEGQKKKLLISKSLCEKAELYIWDEPLNFIDVISRMQIEELILSENPTILFVEHDTSFGEKIATKIVNI; encoded by the coding sequence TTGAGTTTTCAATATGATACACATGGAGAAGATATATTCAAAAATGTATCATTTAGTATAGATACTGATTGGAAACTAGGTTTAATTGGTCGAAATGGTAGAGGAAAAACAACTTTTTTAAAACTTCTAATGGGTGAGTATGAATATAGTGGAATAATTAGTAGTACGGTCAAGTTTGAATATTTCCCAATTAAAGGTGGTAACAAAAATGATACGGCCTTGGAAGTTGTAAGAAACTCTATAGCTCCATTTTCTAAATATGAAGAAGATATGGAAAAGTATTGTAATTTACCAGATAAACTAGATATTTACGGAGAAATTTTAGAAAAATATATTTATAATGATGGATATATTATAAACGAATTAATTGAAAAGGAAGTAAACTTGATTGGCTTAGATAAAAGTATACTTACTAGAAACTTTGCTACATTAAGTTCAGGTGAGCAGACGAAGCTACTTTTAGTAGGTTTATTTTTAAGAAAAAATCATTTTTTATTAATAGATGAGCCAACAAATCATTTAGATGTAGACGGAAGAGAAATTGTAGCAAAATACTTAGCAAGTAAAAAAGGATTTATAGTAGTATCTCATGACAGAGCTTTTTTAGATATAGTAGCTGATCATATACTTTCTATTAACAAAGCAAATATAGAAATACAAAAAGGCAATTTTTCAACTTATCAATTTAATAAAGATAGAGAAGATGAATTTGAGAAAGCTCAAAATGAAAAGCTACAAAAAGATATACAAAGATTACAAAAGACAGCAAAACAAAAATCAAATTGGTCTTATGAAATTGAATCAAAAAAGAAGGGTAATGGTCCTTGTGATAGAGGCTTTATAGGACATAAATCATCAAAAATGATGAAAAGAGCCAAGTGCATTGAAATAAGACAAAATAAGGCTATAGAAGAAAAATCAAAACTACTAAAGAATTTAGATATGGCTGAAAAGTTGGATTTATCCAAATCGAAGTCATCAAATATAGATGTATTAGAAGTTCATAACTTAAAAGTTAACTATGGAGATAAAGACATATTTAAGGATGTAAGTTTTAATATAAAACCTGAGGAAAGAGTTTGGTTATGTGGTAAAAATGGGTCTGGCAAATCAAGTATTATTAAATTAATAATGGGTGAAGATATTCCTCATGATGGATATGTGAAAAAAGTAGATGATATATCATATATTTCTCAAGATACATCTTATTTGAAAGGTAATCTAAATGATTTTGCAAAATCTTTAGATATAGATGTAGAATCTATTAAAAGAACTTTAGTAAAATTAGGATTTAATAATATTCAATTTGAAAAAGATATTAATGAGTGGAGCGAGGGACAAAAGAAAAAACTACTTATAAGCAAAAGCTTATGTGAAAAAGCAGAGTTATATATTTGGGATGAACCACTAAACTTTATAGATGTTATTTCTCGTATGCAAATAGAAGAGTTAATACTTAGTGAAAATCCAACAATTTTGTTTGTAGAGCATGACACTTCCTTTGGAGAAAAAATAGCAACAAAGATAGTAAACATATAA
- a CDS encoding DUF6873 family GME fold protein has product MKFIKSSFIPNKKICLALIDNRADEDIINNLNKLNINVIKSAKCEETYNAISCHPDICVIKLNDNNILVAPNVYDYYYENLTPLGFNVIKGNLPIGNKYPNNIQYNIVMLGNKVIHNFKYTDSILLHYIEKNNMEKINVKQGYCKCSTCIVDENSIITSDEGIYKEVIKHNIDCLLIDKGHIDLFELNYGFIGGCSGLISDDTIVFFGNLENHPNFKEIKNFVYSRNKKILSLKKEKLTDLGSLIPLL; this is encoded by the coding sequence ATGAAATTTATAAAATCATCATTTATTCCAAATAAGAAAATATGTTTAGCATTAATTGATAATAGAGCAGATGAAGATATTATTAATAATCTAAATAAACTTAATATAAATGTAATTAAAAGTGCAAAATGTGAAGAAACTTATAATGCCATAAGTTGTCACCCTGATATATGTGTTATTAAGTTGAATGATAATAATATTTTAGTAGCTCCAAATGTTTATGATTATTACTATGAAAATTTAACTCCTTTAGGTTTTAATGTAATTAAGGGTAACTTACCTATTGGTAATAAATATCCTAATAATATTCAGTATAATATTGTTATGTTAGGAAATAAAGTAATTCATAATTTTAAATATACAGATAGTATCCTACTGCATTATATAGAGAAAAATAACATGGAAAAAATTAATGTCAAACAGGGATATTGTAAGTGTTCCACATGTATAGTTGACGAAAATTCAATTATCACTTCTGATGAAGGAATTTATAAGGAAGTTATTAAGCATAATATTGATTGTCTATTAATCGATAAGGGGCATATAGATTTATTTGAATTAAACTATGGTTTTATTGGTGGATGTAGCGGCTTAATAAGTGATGATACTATTGTTTTCTTTGGAAACTTAGAAAACCATCCAAATTTTAAAGAGATAAAAAACTTTGTTTATAGTCGAAATAAAAAAATACTTTCTCTTAAAAAAGAAAAACTTACTGATTTAGGTTCTTTAATTCCCTTACTTTAA
- a CDS encoding MarR family winged helix-turn-helix transcriptional regulator, with the protein MDNFDWIDMTVKMNEVRLFSRTLVHRYTPALERTNQEYDLLSQLLKNEEGMTPIKLSKAMCLNKTIVSRLIDSLSKNGYITKKPDINDKRSYYVCISEVGKKELQKIYEFYLSPIYKLRKKLGDEEFFKLISSIEKANKIMNEE; encoded by the coding sequence ATGGATAATTTTGATTGGATAGATATGACAGTGAAAATGAATGAAGTAAGACTATTTAGCAGAACGTTAGTACATCGTTATACTCCAGCACTTGAAAGAACTAACCAAGAATACGATTTATTGTCTCAACTTCTAAAGAATGAAGAAGGTATGACGCCTATCAAACTTAGCAAAGCAATGTGCTTAAATAAAACAATTGTAAGCAGATTAATAGATAGTTTAAGTAAAAATGGATATATAACTAAAAAACCAGATATAAATGACAAAAGAAGCTATTATGTTTGTATTTCAGAGGTTGGAAAAAAAGAGTTACAAAAAATATATGAATTTTATTTATCACCAATATATAAGTTACGTAAGAAATTAGGTGATGAAGAATTTTTTAAATTGATTTCATCTATTGAAAAAGCAAATAAGATAATGAATGAAGAATAG